The Saccopteryx leptura isolate mSacLep1 chromosome 2, mSacLep1_pri_phased_curated, whole genome shotgun sequence genome has a window encoding:
- the LOC136393481 gene encoding protein S100-A15A-like translates to MMDTPVEESLFQIIHSFHQYAAQEGDVETLSLEELKALLMDNVPRFMESLGRKEPYFITELFRAADKDKDNQIGFDEFLYVLGKLLREYHLQYHRQLCAHHCTQHSLY, encoded by the exons ATGATGGACACACCAGTAGAGGAATCCCTCTTCCAAATCATCCACAGCTTTCACCAGTACGCAGCCCAGGAGGGGGACGTGGAGACCCTGTCCCTGGAGGAGCTGAAGGCCCTGCTCATGGACAATGTGCCCCGCTTCATGGAGAGCTTG GGCCGGAAGGAACCATACTTCATCACCGAGCTGTTTCGGGCAGCTGACAAGGACAAAGACAACCAGATCGGCTTTGATGAGTTCCTATACGTCCTGGGCAAGCTGCTGAGGGAGTACCACCTGCAGTACCACCGGCAGCTGTGCGCCCACCACTGCACCCAGCACAGCCTCTACTAG